A genomic stretch from Anopheles nili chromosome X, idAnoNiliSN_F5_01, whole genome shotgun sequence includes:
- the LOC128728896 gene encoding calcium/calmodulin-dependent protein kinase type 1-like: protein MQRINNIYCFQHELGSGGYSKVQMCVHKKTGQQYAVKIIEKKPKDRNKYWLDNEIKVMKRLSTLHSDGSGGHTSGYLHGKTPQMRHPNIVQLRETFEDESKVYLVMEQLTGGCLFDRMESMGLFSERDASNLIRQVLQAVDYLHEQGIVHRDLKPENLMFANKTRDSKIVLIDFGLAMIEGSSPRAGVFGTPGYMAPEMLAKKPYGKAVDLWSIGVITYCLLCGYLPIDDDDEDILYAKNEIGAFQFDSPSWDKFSDSAKDFIAKLMCLDVEKRLTCKQALAHPWISGQVKP, encoded by the coding sequence ATGCAAAGAATTAACAACATTTATTGCTTCCAGCACGAGCTCGGATCGGGCGGGTACTCGAAGGTACAGATGTGCGTGCACAAGAAAACCGGCCAGCAGTATGCGgtaaaaattattgaaaaaaagcCGAAAGATAGAAACAAGTACTGGCTGGACAACGAGATCAAGGTGATGAAACGCTTGAGCACCCTTCACAGCGATGGAAGCGGAGGGCATACGAGTGGATATTTAcatggaaaaacaccccaaatgCGACACCCTAACATCGTGCAGCTTCGGGAGACGTTCGAAGACGAATCGAAGGTCTACCTGGTCATGGAGCAGTTGACGGGCGGTTGCCTGTTCGATCGAATGGAATCGATGGGATTGTTCTCAGAGCGGGACGCTTCGAACCTGATTCGGCAAGTGCTACAAGCGGTTGACTACTTGCATGAGCAAGGCATCGTGCACCGGGACCTGAAGCCGGAGAACCTGATGTTCGCCAATAAAACGCGGGACAGCAAGATTGTGCTCATCGACTTTGGACTCGCGATGATAGAGGGTTCCAGCCCCAGGGCGGGAGTTTTCGGTACGCCTGGTTACATGGCGCCGGAAATGCTGGCCAAGAAACCCTACGGTAAGGCGGTGGATCTGTGGAGTATAGGAGTTATCACGTACTGCCTACTGTGCGGGTATCTACCTatagacgacgacgacgaagacatTTTGTACGCTAAGAACGAGATTGGTGCGTTCCAGTTCGACTCACCATCATGGGACAAGTTCAGTGACTCGGCAAAGGATTTCATTGCCAAACTGATGTGCCTAGATGTGGAGAAACGGCTCACCTGTAAACAGGCCCTGGCGCATCCCTGGATCTCGGGCCAAGTGAAGCCGTAG
- the LOC128728898 gene encoding calcium/calmodulin-dependent protein kinase type 1-like: MQRINNIYCFQHELGSGGYSKVQMCVHKKTGQQYAVKIIEKKPKDRNKYWLDNEIKVMKRLSTLHSDGSGGHTSGYLHGKTPQMRHPNIVQLRETFEDESKVYLVMEQLTGGCLFDRMESMGLFSERDASNLIRQVLQAVDYLHEQGIVHRDLKPENLMFANKTRDSKIVLIDFGLAMIEGSSPRAGVFGTPGYMAPEMLAKKPYGKAVDLWSIGVIAYCLLCGYLPIDDDDEDILYAKNEIGAFQFDSPSWDKFSDSAKDFIAKLMCLDVEKRLTCKQALAHPWISGQVKP; encoded by the coding sequence ATGCAAAGAATTAACAACATTTATTGCTTCCAGCACGAGCTCGGATCGGGCGGGTACTCGAAGGTACAGATGTGCGTGCACAAGAAAACCGGCCAGCAGTATGCGgtaaaaattattgaaaaaaagcCGAAAGATAGAAACAAGTACTGGCTGGACAACGAGATCAAGGTGATGAAACGCTTGAGCACCCTTCACAGCGATGGAAGCGGAGGGCATACGAGTGGATATTTAcatggaaaaacaccccaaatgCGACACCCTAACATCGTGCAGCTTCGGGAGACGTTCGAAGACGAATCGAAGGTCTACCTGGTCATGGAGCAGTTGACGGGCGGTTGCCTGTTCGATCGAATGGAATCGATGGGATTGTTCTCAGAGCGGGACGCTTCGAACCTGATTCGGCAAGTGCTACAAGCGGTTGACTACTTGCATGAGCAAGGCATCGTGCACCGGGACCTGAAGCCGGAGAACCTGATGTTCGCCAATAAAACGCGGGACAGCAAGATTGTGCTCATCGACTTTGGACTCGCGATGATAGAGGGTTCCAGCCCCAGGGCGGGAGTTTTCGGTACGCCTGGTTACATGGCGCCGGAAATGCTGGCCAAGAAACCCTACGGTAAGGCGGTGGATCTGTGGAGTATAGGAGTTATCGCGTACTGCCTACTGTGCGGGTATCTACCTatagacgacgacgacgaagacatTTTGTACGCTAAGAACGAGATTGGTGCGTTCCAGTTCGACTCACCATCATGGGACAAGTTCAGTGACTCGGCAAAGGATTTCATTGCCAAACTGATGTGCCTAGATGTGGAGAAACGGCTCACCTGTAAACAGGCCCTGGCGCATCCCTGGATCTCGGGCCAAGTGAAGCCGTAG